In the genome of Bremerella sp. P1, the window GTTCATGGCCAACTCGTTCTGACCTGCGGCGTTTTCGGGTTGTTTTCGCAGCCGGGCAGCGGCTTCGGGAGAAATCATGCCAGCCTCGTTCGCCAAGGCTTCCATTTGTGCCTGGGCCGCGGTGGGATCTTGCTGCTGGGGCATCGACCCCAACGCTTCGTCGACGTTGTCGATTTGATCGAGCTGTTCGCCAGCTGTCTCTGCGAGCTGATTGGCTGCTTCCTTCGCTGCTTCGCGAAGTGCCTTGGCGGCCTCGGTCAGCTTCTGCTGAGCTTCCCGCGACTGGGTCTGAAGCTCTTGGGCCTGTTTGCCGGTCGCTTCGGGGGACTGTTGCGGCTTGGCCATTTGCTTGGCGGCGTCACTGGCCTTGTCGATCTGGTCTTGTGCTTGCTTCAGCGCATCTGCGGCTTGTGGAGCTGTATTTTCGGTGCCTTCGGCGACTCGGTTTGCCACGGCGGCGATGTCGCTTTGAGTCTCTGCCAACGCTTCCATGTCTTGGTTCTGGCCTTGCTCTGGATCGTTAGCAACCTTGGCGGCGTCGCGAGTGATCTCTTGCTGGGCGGCAGCGGCTCGATCAAGAGCTTCCGCTGCCCGGGCGAGTTCGCCGATCTTGGTCGCTAACTGCTGACGCTTGGCGTCGGCCAACGTCGAAGCGACGTTTTCCAGGGCCTGGCGTGTGGCGTCGGTGGCTTCTTCCTGGGCTTGGGCTGTCTCTTCCTGATTGTCGGAGGTTGCTTCTTCGGCAGCAGCCGCGGCTTCGTTGGCACTGGCTTTCGCTTCGGCGATCATTGGCTTGACGGAATCAGGAAGGTTCTCCGTATTTGCGGCTTCGTCTAACGCTTGCTTGGCTTCCTGCTGCATTTGAGCAACTGCGTCCGCGTTGTCGGGGTTCTTCTCGAACTGCTCTTCCGCGGCGGTTTGTTTCTCGAGTGCGTTTTCCAGATCCTGCTGGGCTTCTTCCAACGCGGCGATCTGTTCTTCTCGCTCGTCGGCGCTGGCGATGTTCGGTGGGACGGCCTGCTCGATGAGTTGCTCTTTCAGCGTTTCCAGCTTCGCCAGCACCTCGTCTTGCTTCTCGACGGCGGCTTCCTGGTCGGCTTCAAACAACTCGGCGACTGCTTCGGCAGCGGCTTCGCTCGCTTCTTCTAACTGCTCAACGTTCTCAGGCTGGCTGGTCATCTCTTTGGCGAGCTCTTCCAGCTTCTTCTGAATCGATTCCTGCTTCTGCGAGAGTTCGTCCGCCTTCTCTGGAGTCAACTCTGACTTGCTGGTCTCTTCTTTGACGGTCTCCTGTTCGTCTTTCAGCTTCTCGATCTCGTTCATCGCCGATTCGAGGCTGTTGTCGGCCAGACCTTGCGCCTTTTGCAGGTCTTCGAGGATTCTGTAGAGAGCGGCAACGAACGCATCCTGATGGACACTGGCACCGGAATAGCGGCCTTCACGAATGCTGGTCAGAGCGCCTTGAGCTTCTTCCGAGGCGTTTTCCTCTTTCAGAATCTGTTGCCCGGCGATGGCCGAGTTCGCCAAGGAACCGCCCCAGCTACGCATGTCGAGAAGAGCTTCTTCCAGGTGATGGAACATCATGATCGCGTCGGTTTGACGCGAGAGATTCGCCAGAGCAGCGGCGTCGCGCGATTCCATTGGAAGCTGCGGCAGACCTCGCGTCTGGGTCGAAACCGTTTCTTGAACGGCAATGAGTTCCCGCACTTGGGCATTCAAGCGGGCCAGTCGCATGCGGCGGTACAGTCGTTGGCGTTCGGCCATCAGCGTGAGCAGCACCTTGCGAACTTCGTCGCGTGCTTCGGTGATAGCCGTGACACGCTCTTTCCCTTGCACTTCCTGAGCCAGGATCAGTTTCTGGACGACGCCCTGCATCTCGTTGCTGATCAGTTCGTCCAGGTTTTCCCGCATTTGCAGGATGTCGTTATAGATGGGGACTTCGGTCAGTCCATTTTGTTTAAGCTGTGCCGCTTGCAGGTCAAGGACCTGCGAGACCAGTTGCCGCGTCAGGGCCTGGGCTTGCTGCTGGATGTATTGCTTTCGACGCAACTGGCTGACATCGGTGTCTTGCGCAGTCGCGACCGGTGGCAGCACCATGCTGGCCGTCATCACGAGGGAAAGAATCAAGCTGGCAAAAATCGAGCGTATCATTGGGTTTCTCCCAAGCCTAATTGCTGTTGGATCAACTCGCTCAGCATTTGTTCCGATTGCTTGTCGGCTTCCGCGATGGCAGCCAGTACCGTGCTCTCGTCACCAATCTCTAGGTTAATTGGATCGCTTTGCCCCGCCATTTCTTCCGCGTTGCCGCGGAAATCAGTAGCTCGAAGCGTCACTTCAACCCGATCGCCCACTTCCAGAGCCCAGGGGGACAGATCGAGTGCGAATTCCCCTTCGGCCGTCTTCTGCGGAGGCTGATTCGCCGCGAAGCTCTTCAGGGGAACTTCCACCACGCGGGGAGCTGTCTGCCCGCGATGAATCTTCAATTGAAACACCAGGTTCGCCAGGCCAAAGTCATCGGACGCTCGGTAGCGGACGACCGGCGACGCGGTTGCCAGGACAATGTGGTGGATCGTCTGCAGCGATGCGCTCGGGATTCGGTCAGGCACCACGCGAATCGTTCCCCGAATCGGTGATGCCGGGGACAGGCCATACTTGTCGATGGCATTGAGTTGGTAGGTGACCGTTTCCTGGATGTTGCTCAGTGATGCCTGTTGGTCGTCGAGACGCCAGGTGTTCTCCGAGTCTGCGACCGGCGACAGCTTGGTAACCGATTGCGAAACACCACGCAAAAGCGTTAGCTCTGGGGCGTCCAGTTCGCGATCGGCGACAACTTTCAACGAGACGTCGCTTCCCGCCAACACAGCCATATGTGTGGAGGAAGAATTGCTGGCAAGCTGAATGTTCTTTGCATAGTCCGGCGGAGTCGCTGCGAGTTCAACCTTGAGGGCAGGCAGCGTGATGATCTCAATGTTGAGCACAGGGCTCACTGCATCGCCAGCGAATACCTGGTACTGGATTGGTTGAATGAGTCGCGGAATCGAATAGACGTACTCACCCGAGTCGTCATCGGTTGGATCCAGGGTGGCCGACGTCGCTTCTCCTTTTTCATCTTCCAGGGTCACTCGGCACGTCTTGGGAAGAACGCCGTCGCAAGCGATCGTCAGTTCGAGCCCGCTTCCATAACCGACGGGAATCGGCTGGGTGGGATCGCTCAAGTCGACCTCTTGTCCATTGACCGAGATGGAGGTGATCAATGTTTTTGTTGGATAGTTGACGTGAGCCAGGGTGAGACGCTCGAAGAACGCCGATACGTGCCGCGGCGCGAACACGCAGGCCGCGGCAAAAAACGCGGCAATCAAACCGACTGCGAAGAACCGGCTTCCAATGCGGTGCGACTGGAACCCTTCAAAAATATCGATTTCGTCTTTCAGCTCAGCGACATAGTCGACCACGGCTCCTTGCAATTCGGAAGAACCGATTGCCTGCCCTTGTTCAAACTGAATCGCCGCGACCAGGTCTCCGTCGATTCCGTGCGTATGTTCGACGGAGATCGCCGTGTCGATGATCGAAGCTCCCCAGCCGCGCAGGGCGGTCAGGGCCTGGCCAAGACCATAAGCGAGCACAGGTACGCTGACCAGCATCATCAGTCCGCGATGTAGCGGGCTTAGATTGAAGCCGAAGTCGAGCAGGAACCAGAGCAGCAGCGTGCCAGAGATCCAGAAGATAGACGAGGTCAGCATCAGACCGATGCGTACTCGGTCGCGAGCATTTCTCAGCCGACGTAATTGCGTTTTCAGACTGCCAAGTTTCGAGGTGCTCATGCCAGGTTCGCTCGCTTTCGGGCAATCCATTCCGCCATCAATAGAGTCACCACGACAATGAACCACAGCGGCGTTCCCCAAATCGGGAAGCTACGGGAAATTTCTTCAATGACAGGTTCCAGCTTGATATCGTCGACCAGCGTACCAGCGTCTTGAAGTTCGTACGACTTTCCGCCGGTCGAGGTGGCCATTGCCTTTTGAAGTGCCAGATTGCGAGCCGGATTCCGTTGTTCTGCCGTTGCCCCGACAACATCGAAGCGAATTTCGCTCGGCGAGCCGTTGATGGGGTCACTCACACGGGCCGTGAACCTTCCGGCTTCAAAGACAGGAACACGGGCCTCGAAGCGGCCTGGGCGTGACTCACTTAGTTGAATGAGCGAAGGCTGGACGCCGGGCTCGTCTCCTAAAAAGACTTGAGCCTGCAGGCCTTCGGCGGGGAGGTCGTCCATGGTCAGTGGGTCGAAATTCTCGTCATAGGCTTCGACGGTCAGCAATGCCCGATCGTCGACCTGATATTCAGGCTGATCCATCGAAAGGACAAACCGCTTCTGGCTACCCAAGGCATGGCTCAGGGCCAGACGAGAAATGATCTGCGACCAGAACTGCCGATAGTAGCGTTCGCCGTGGATTCGGCGAAGCCGCCACAATTCGTTGAAGCCGATGTAAATGACTTCGCCATTACCATACCGGCGGGTTGCGATCAGCGGCTGAGGAGTCTTGCCGTCGGCACACACGTCGGTCGGGTGTTGAGCCAAGACATTGGCCTGCGAGTGCACGCCGAGTACCGGCTGGTACCAGGGAAGCTCACCCAGGTTTTCCCAGGGTTGCAGCGGATCAACCGAGCCGCTATCGCCCAGTTGCATGATGTCGGCTTGCTTGCCAAGCGGCGTGATTTCCATACGGAAAGGCTGGGCAGCGCGGATGGCAAGGGAACGGTCAAGTTTCACCGGCAGCATGTCGGCGATCTCGGTGTTGATCAGTTCCGATGGTCCATTGTTGGGACCGGAGACAATCACCAGACCCCCACCGAACTGTCCGACGAATTGCTTGAGCATCCGCGAGAACCGCTCGTTCAATGCTTCCGAAGGGACGTCACCCAGGAAGATCACATCGTTGGCGAAGAACTCGCTACGCTGCGGGGTAAGCGTGGGCAGGAACATCTCGTTGGCCTGACGCACCTTGGGGTCGGCCGAACGCAGGAAGGTGCGGAAACCTTCCATGCCGACCAGTCGATCGCGATGGAAGACTTCCTTCACGAAACGCCATTCCCACGTCGGTTCATTCTCGATGAACGTCAAGCGGATGTAGTCATCGACGATGTTGACCGCTCGCGACGACTGGTTGTTCTGTTCGCTCACTTCCCCTGGTAGGACATCGACCGAGGCGGAAATCAGGAAGCGGCCTGACTGCTGGGGAATGAAGGGGAACTCGAGGTACTGAATCGACGTGTCGAAGACGGCCGTTTGCGTGCCGACGATAATGTCTTGCCCAGTTGCCTCGGCGACCGACTCGCCTTGCATCGGTCGAGCGGTGACGGTGACCTGAGCCGATTCCCCTTCAGCACCCGATTGGCTGACGCGGACGGTGATGGTCGAGCGTTCTGCCTTCTTCATCTTTAGCGGCGGCTGAATCTCGACCTGCAAGTCACGCGTCGAGACGGCTCCGATCCCAATCGGATAAATCGGAACGCCCAGGCGATCGAGGGGAGTCGGATCGTTGTGTCCGCTGGAACCGAGAGGTGCTGTGCCTGAGTTGTGGGCGAAGTCACTGAACATGACCACGCCACCCAGACGACGCGACGACTGATTGCCCAGGTCGGTTACCAATTCACCGAGGGCAGTCACCTTACCGTTGGTTGTCAGTTCGGCGGCAACGGCTTGTGGCGAGGAAGGTTCATCATCGTTGCCGGCGCTGACGCGGCGCGCGACGCTGGTCGATTCGCCATCGAAGACAAAATACTCGATCTCTAAGTCGTGCTTGTCCTGGAGTTGTTCGATCAGGTTGTTGTCAGTTTTCTCCAGGTAAGCTTTCACCCATTGCTGTCGCGTGAGGGCAGGGGGGGCGATTTCGCTGCCGGTGCCTTCAGTGCCCAGGGCTTTGGTCAGTGCCGCAAGCTCGTCTGGGCTAAGATTGTCGCGAATATTCATGCTCTCGGTGCCGTCGAACACGAGGTAAAGCACCGGCTTGAGCATACGGTTGGCGGTCAGGCGAACCGTTGGATCGGCCAACGTGATGACGAGCATCACCAGAATCAGGGCCCGCGTCGCGGCTAGAGCAGCGGCCGGCAGAGTGCTGAGTCCACTTTGAATGCGAGTGTAGTACCAGACTGCGAAGCCAATCGCCGCGAGGCAGCCCACCAGCAGCCAGGTTGGGTCGGCTGCTGCCCAGGGCGCAGCGAACGAGAAGCTGACGCCATCGACTGATTCGACGTCGCTAATCCCGAGAAGCCAACCTATTACTTTTGAAATCATTCCGTTTCAATCACGATGAGGCCGAAGGGGCCGATTGCGCTCCCGAACGTCGATCGACGATCCAGGCCAACCACGACGGCATCGCCGCCACGGTCATTTCGATGATAAGTAAAAAGATCACCAGCATGATCAACCACTGCCACCACGAATGGCCTGACATTGGGATGCCACTGCCGCCGAGCAGTTGAGAGCTGTCTTCCCAACGATACTGGGGCGGCAGATTAAGGCCGGCAAACTGTTCTTCATCAAGCCGCGACAATTGCGATTCCCAAGCCGTAGGGGTTCCACTGATGGGAATACGGAACTGCGCGCGTCCATCGGCGGTGTCTCCCGAGGCGTCATTCTGCTCTCGGTCCGACAACCAATAGACGCCAGCGGAATCGAGGTTGTCGATCAGCACGCCGCGTGTTTCTTCGTTCAGGAAGCGTGGTGAGACCGAACTGACGATGCCACTGTCCGGGGCGATCAGTTGAATGTTGGAATCACCCACGCCTGGCGGAATTGGCAGCAAGGCCGTTTCGCCCACAGCGAAGTTGTACCGTTGGAACGTCGATGCCAGTTGATTTCGCAAGACGCGATCGAAGATCAAGACCGCGTTGGTGCTGGGCAAGGTTGACCACTCGGAACTGATGCCGGAACTGAAGAAGACAATCCGGCCTGATCCCACATGACGCTCGACGACGAACTCAACGCCATTATCAAACTGGGCGATCGTGGTGGCCGGGATGTCGACTGCAGGGCTGTCACCGTCGTCCCCAGATCGCTCGATCGTCGAGACGGGTGGCGTCCAGGAGAGCCACTTGTTTTCCAGTGGAGGCAGGTTTCCGGCAGCATTTTTGTTGTCGAGTGATTCGCCTTCGTCCGTCGGTACAACCGTTTTGAAGAAGAGAGCATCGGTATAGAGGTCGATCAACTGTGTTTCCTCCAGGTCGGCCAGGCGGAAGTAGGAATGGTCGAGCAACCCTTTGCCGGAGATGCGGAACGGTTGGAGGTCGTCGGAAAACTCGCTCAGGCTCTGACCAACCGCGGCTGGCTCGAGCGGCTTGGGAAGAATGCCTTGCCCACCTTGCCAGGCAACATCGTTCCACGCGTGCGGGTCAAAATCACCACCGGCAGCAATGGCGAGTTGCCCGCCCTGTTCGACGTACGAACGAAGCATGCTGACAAGTTCGACCGAAGGAGACTCGATACCGGCGACCACGGCCAGGCGAGCTTCGCGTAGTGCGGCCCGCAGTGGCTCCCCTTCCGCTTCACGCTGCGAGAGGTGAATCGGACGGATGAGGTGTTGTTCTTCGCGGCTTGATTCCGTCTGCGGGCACAGGAGTTGCCGCAGGACCCAGGTCTCGCCCAGACGCCCCAGCGCCGGCGACTCTTCGGTATCGCTCCACTGGTCAATAAATACAACGGGCGTCGAAGCGACCAGTGGCACAACGAGCGAACGTGAATCATCCGCCGGCAGGGCATCCCCAGCAATCGAAACGGTTAGAGGAATCGACGACATCCGGCTCGGGTCGACTTCCATCGCGTCGAAGACGTAATCAAACGCTAACGTCTGAACCGAATCGCCTTCCGGGAAGTCGGCGAACTTGGTCTCGACTTCGTTGTCGCGAACCTTGAACGAGATGGCGACATTCGATCGTGGCTCGTCCCCCTGGTAACGAACGCGGGCCACGATGCGGGTTGGCATGCCAACTTCAGCCATCCCGTCTGGCAAGCCGAATTCCTCAACCCAGGCATTGTTGGGCGTGCTGGAATCGGTACCAACCAGGATCACCGGCATCTCTTCCTCAGGCGGATTGCCGCGAGCAAGACGTTGCCACTGCGATGCTTGTTGATCGCCAAAGACAACGACGTAGGGAGAGAGAGAAGGCGTCTGTTCAGCCAGACGGCGTGCTTGATTCAATGCGTGCGTCAGTTCGCCGGGGCCATCAGTGGCGACGATCTTGTCGATCGCGTCAGCGGCATCGGTGCGGGAAGTGAAGGGGTCGGTGATGCGTCGCGACTGAGCACCGCAAAGAGCCACGACCGAGATCTGGCTGGCGGAAGGAAGCTTTTCGAGAAACTGCTTGGCTTGTTCGCGCGATGTCTCGAAGGCCGAGCCGGAGATCGATTCGAGCGAGTTGCTCATGCTGTTATCGAGCACCAGGATCGCGTGCGGTGGTTTCGATGTGCCAGGCAGTGCCGAGTCTGAACTGGTGAAGTAGGGGCGAGCCAGGGCCAAGCCGAACAGCAGTAGCGCTAGGGCTCGCAAGGCCATCAGCAAGAGGTCACGAATTCGCAGCAGTCGTCGATTCGACTGCATCGCTTCGAGCAGGAAGTCCATCGCAGCCCAGTGGACTGTGCGATAGCGATTGCGATTCATCAAGTGAATCAGTGCGGGGCCGGCCATCATGGCGGCACCAGCAATCGCGAATCCAGAAGCTACGAAAAATGGGAACATGAGGACCTGGTAGGGGTGCTATCGTGACTTAGTGACTAGCGGCTGGCATCCTGCTGGAACGATTCGATTCGCCCTTCTTGCAGGATGGGCAAGTAGCGATTGGGCATCGCCAAGATGAAACACCCGACCGCCGTACCATAGAGGTCGCCTGGCATGTTGTTGACATGGGCGCCCGCGTGCCACATTCCATGATAGCGAAGATCTTCCGGTCGATTAAACTGCGACTCGATCACCGCATCGCGGAGCGTCGGGTAGGAACGTTTCCAGTCTTCGCCGCCGGTCTGATACAGGGCCTGACCGACGTAGTAGAGCGTGTAGGCATCGAACGGAAGACGCCCGTTGTTCTTGTTGCTCTTTTCTTTCAGCTTGGCAATTTCGGCGTGAATGACTTCCATGTTCTTGGCAATCCGCCAGTCATCGTATTGGCCAAACTCTTGCAGGCAAACAACGCCTGCGGCGGCCATGGCCAACGATGCCTTGCCACCGTGGCGCGTGTAGGTGAACTGCCCAGGGTACTTCTGTTGTTCGGCTTCGGATGCGTCGCGAGAAACGCCTTCGGGGCTGTAGTGTTCGCGGACACTCCCGATAGCCAGATCGACCACTTCCGGAGCGACTTCAATGCCGGTGTCCATCGCACTACGTAGGGCCTTGGCCTGCATCACGGCCAGGCTTAGATCGTGCCCATTGTCTCGGCGGACAGCACGATAGTCCCAGCCGCCGTCTTCGGCCTGAGTGAACGCAATGAGCTTGAGTGCGCGATCCAAGACCTGGTTGATCCGCGTATCGTGCGTCATTCCGTGGGCTTGACCCAGGACAAACGTGGTGAGCCCGTGGTTGTACATGTCGCGTTGTGGATCGGCGACATTCAGTAGTCCCGAAGGACGAGGGCTGGAAAGGATTTTATTGATCGCTCGATCGAGCGGCTGGCCATATTTGCCACGGCCAGGGGCATGACCGTCCGCCATAAATGCGAGAGCCCCCATGCCAATCAGGCCTAGATCGTCCGATTCCCAGTCCCCGTTGGGCCCCTGGTTTTCGGCCAGCCAATTCAAGCCACGTTCGAGTGCCTGCCGGCCTTCTGGAGTGACTTCCCACTCTCCTTCCGCCATCGCGTGCGAACTGCACACAGCGGTAAACGCCAGGAGGGTCGATAAGATCAAAGTACGGGAAAAGGACATAGCCTGGCCAAGGAAAAGGGGTGTGCCAGTAATTTCAGCCGCCTGCCGACCCTTGGTGAAAAGCCGTGCAAAGCGTCATCTCTGAAAAGCTATGCCCTGGGTAGCAGGATCGTTTCGCGAAAAATCGCCAGACGAGAAAATTTCTGAATAATTCGTACTGGGTCCGAACGATCGGTTACCAAGACTGCCGAGGTTTACTGGACCACCATCAGCTTACGTTCGTCCTTGTTTTGATCGTCGTTGAGCCAGAGAAACCACTTCTCAGGCCCATAAAAGAGGGGGCCGGCAGCTGGACGTTCCTCGCCCGAGATCTCCAGCGTCTGCAGTGGGCTGACTTCACCTGAGCCAGGATCGAGGCGAACCACTTGGATCATCGGTTTTTGATCCTTTTCCGTTGGCCGCACGTGCGTAAGGCCAATCAGGCCGCTTTGGGTGCGGTGCCACGAGATCAGATTCTCGGGTTTGGCAACGGTGGAAGTGACTTTTCCGGAGTCTGCAGCCACCAGTAGCCATTGGTCAGGCTGTTCGACCAGCAGGGTCTCGTCGGCCAATAACTCGATGGATTGCACGTCGGTGCCTGGCATCGTCCAGCGCAGCGTGCCCGTGGCAACGTCGAAGCACTCCAGGCGAAGCGTACCGGCATGGAACGAGATCGCCTGATTACCGAGGATTTCGATGTCGCTCATCTGCTGGCCTGCCCAGCGAGAATCGGCTCGTTGTGGAAACGTCAGTTGCTTACGGACCCACTGGAGGTGTCCAGAGATATCGCACGACGCCAGCACACCACCTAGATCAATCAACAGCTGTTCGCGATGGGCAACCACGTGGCCAATTCCACGGTCGAACCACGTATCACGAATGCGAAACAAGGGATGACTGTCGAGTATCTCACCGGTGGATAGATCGACCCGCGAGAGTCGCACTGCATACGTAGACTGCGAAACCTCGCGCAATGTCACAATCAGAACGCGGCCTTGAACGGAAACCGGATCGGTGGCCAGGACCATTTGGTCGTCGAGGTTGGTCGCCCAGCGCTGGTCGCCCGTTTCGCGATCGAATCCATACAGGGCAAACCCTTTTTCGTGCAGCATCCGCGTGACGACCATGTCGCCAACCAGCAGTGGGACGCAGTTTGCGTAAGGATAGGCGTGTGCCTTGCCGCGGTCTTTATCCTTTTCGGATCGCTTCCACAATTCTTTCTGATTCTTCAGATCGAGCTTCCATAGTTCGAATCGATTGCAGAGATAGGCGTGATCGCCGGACGTCGTCATGCCCAGGGCCTTGCCGTGCCAATCAACACGTGAGTCTCGGACTGCGGTAGGGATTCGGTCTTGTTCGCGACCCCACGAACCCTTCAGGACGAAGTTGGTCGACTGAATCGAGGCTTTCTCTGGCCAGGCTGCATTGGCCGACGGATGGGTATCCGCCCCGGCGACTTCCTGCTGGGCAGCCTGGGTGCTGCGGATCACGGCAGTTTCGTTGACTAAGGAATTTGCCGAGAGCGTGGTCGATCCGATCGATATCGATCCGTTCGGTTCGGGCTGGTCGCCTGACGGCAGATGCCCGAGCATCAGCAGCCGAGCATCAATCTTGGACTTAAGCTCACCATCGGCCGAACGGGCAGCTTTGATGTAGTGCTGCAAGGAGGTAGCAAAGTCGCCGGCCGATGTTGCTTGATCGCCCAGCCACAGATGCGCTTCGGCAGCGGCCTGGGTATCGAAGAACTGGAGCGTTACCAATTCGACAATCTTGCGATCGCCACGCTGAATCGCTGAATTCACACGCAACTGGGCCAGGTCTGCGTGTTCCTTTTCCATCTGAAGCTTGAGGGCTTCGTGATTTTGAACGGCCATTTGAATGGCCGCGGTCACCGAGAAAAGGTGATCGGGGTCACGGCCAGAAGGGGCCAGCCCTTCCGCCGCCGACTCAGGGATCTGAGTGATCAAACGACACGCGTCGGCGATCGCATCACTTTCGAGCGCGGCATTCAGTTCGGCACTGATGTTGTACGCTTCCTTGCTGAGGTCCTCGACGAGCAACGTGGTTGATCGCCCTTCGGTCAGATAGTCGGTGTCTTGGTTGGCGCGATTGGAATGTCGTACGGCAATGCCGCCTGCCCAGTTGATGATGGGGAATTCGCTGCGCATTTTGCGAGAATCATACACATAATAACGGCGCATCGTCTCGCAGGCGTCGAGGATGTCGTTCCAGCGTTCCTGTTGGATTGCCATCAGGATTTCGGCGTTGAATCGCTCTTGCGAAAAGTATCCCATGGGATCGCGATTCATCGTCGGCAGGTTGAGTAGCTCGCGACGAAAGGCGGCATAGTCTTGCCGATCAGGCGTGGGAAGCTGCTCTTCAAACAGCTTGCCGAGTCGCTCTTCAGACCAACTGATGAAACGCTTCTCGTGATAGTCGAGCGGCCAGGTCCTGGTCAACGCGAGCATGTCCTTGATGACCTGCCGCTTCTCGGCATTGCCTGGGGCAGCCTGGATGGCTTCTTCGCAGAGAGTTGTCATGTGATCGTACGAAGAACTGGTGCAACTATAGCGACGCAGTCGCGTTGCCAGATCGGCTGGCAGCTTCGAGCCGTCCGGCAGGGTGAAAGGCTCGCTGGCGTAAGGAGATTCCCCCAGTTCTTTCCAACTGACCTGGTCGACCTTCTCCCAATGCTCTTTCGGGAATAATCGTGTGAGGCCCGGCAGCTCGCGTACCACCATCTTCTGGATCGTGAGGCGATGGTTCCCTTCGACCTTGGCCGCAGAAATACCAACGTGGTTGTAGGTTCCCTTGGTGTCGTTGTATTCGCCGGCAAGCAGCGCCCAGTGTTTGCCATCGAGACTGATCCAGCCGCGAATCTGACCACCCCCGGCCAATAGGCGAACCCAAACATGATCACTTACCTGAGCTGCCGGGTGTTCCAGCGGTTGGCGGTCGACCTCGTGTCCCGAATCCCAGATGTACGAGAACCGCGCGTACTGTTCGTCCGTTCTTCGGTTTTTGTTAAATACCAGGCCATCCTGGGGCGCAGGTACTTCCGCCGGTTGTCCCTCGGCGGGTTTCTTGCCTGGCTGCGTCAAGAACACGCCGTGCGATCGATCGACGCCGGTTAGTTCCAGCTCAACCAGGCGGATGCCGTAACCGGGGATGGGAACACAGGTCCAGCTGTGGGTCTCCGGGTTCTCGCTCACCAGGGAAAGCGTCCCGTCGGCGTTCTTTTCCAGTGAGGCTTGCTCGGCCAGCTTCGACTGCCACGGAAGATCCGCCGTACGATCAATTGCGACTTGCTGTGGGTAGTCTGGCTGTGCCTCTGGTAGAGACTGAAGTGGCCAGAGGTTCATGCGGCGAATGATCGATTCGCCTTCAACGTAGATTCGATCGGGCACCGATGGCAACGGCGT includes:
- a CDS encoding DUF4175 family protein: MSTSKLGSLKTQLRRLRNARDRVRIGLMLTSSIFWISGTLLLWFLLDFGFNLSPLHRGLMMLVSVPVLAYGLGQALTALRGWGASIIDTAISVEHTHGIDGDLVAAIQFEQGQAIGSSELQGAVVDYVAELKDEIDIFEGFQSHRIGSRFFAVGLIAAFFAAACVFAPRHVSAFFERLTLAHVNYPTKTLITSISVNGQEVDLSDPTQPIPVGYGSGLELTIACDGVLPKTCRVTLEDEKGEATSATLDPTDDDSGEYVYSIPRLIQPIQYQVFAGDAVSPVLNIEIITLPALKVELAATPPDYAKNIQLASNSSSTHMAVLAGSDVSLKVVADRELDAPELTLLRGVSQSVTKLSPVADSENTWRLDDQQASLSNIQETVTYQLNAIDKYGLSPASPIRGTIRVVPDRIPSASLQTIHHIVLATASPVVRYRASDDFGLANLVFQLKIHRGQTAPRVVEVPLKSFAANQPPQKTAEGEFALDLSPWALEVGDRVEVTLRATDFRGNAEEMAGQSDPINLEIGDESTVLAAIAEADKQSEQMLSELIQQQLGLGETQ
- a CDS encoding squalene--hopene cyclase codes for the protein MSFSRTLILSTLLAFTAVCSSHAMAEGEWEVTPEGRQALERGLNWLAENQGPNGDWESDDLGLIGMGALAFMADGHAPGRGKYGQPLDRAINKILSSPRPSGLLNVADPQRDMYNHGLTTFVLGQAHGMTHDTRINQVLDRALKLIAFTQAEDGGWDYRAVRRDNGHDLSLAVMQAKALRSAMDTGIEVAPEVVDLAIGSVREHYSPEGVSRDASEAEQQKYPGQFTYTRHGGKASLAMAAAGVVCLQEFGQYDDWRIAKNMEVIHAEIAKLKEKSNKNNGRLPFDAYTLYYVGQALYQTGGEDWKRSYPTLRDAVIESQFNRPEDLRYHGMWHAGAHVNNMPGDLYGTAVGCFILAMPNRYLPILQEGRIESFQQDASR
- a CDS encoding vWA domain-containing protein is translated as MFPFFVASGFAIAGAAMMAGPALIHLMNRNRYRTVHWAAMDFLLEAMQSNRRLLRIRDLLLMALRALALLLFGLALARPYFTSSDSALPGTSKPPHAILVLDNSMSNSLESISGSAFETSREQAKQFLEKLPSASQISVVALCGAQSRRITDPFTSRTDAADAIDKIVATDGPGELTHALNQARRLAEQTPSLSPYVVVFGDQQASQWQRLARGNPPEEEMPVILVGTDSSTPNNAWVEEFGLPDGMAEVGMPTRIVARVRYQGDEPRSNVAISFKVRDNEVETKFADFPEGDSVQTLAFDYVFDAMEVDPSRMSSIPLTVSIAGDALPADDSRSLVVPLVASTPVVFIDQWSDTEESPALGRLGETWVLRQLLCPQTESSREEQHLIRPIHLSQREAEGEPLRAALREARLAVVAGIESPSVELVSMLRSYVEQGGQLAIAAGGDFDPHAWNDVAWQGGQGILPKPLEPAAVGQSLSEFSDDLQPFRISGKGLLDHSYFRLADLEETQLIDLYTDALFFKTVVPTDEGESLDNKNAAGNLPPLENKWLSWTPPVSTIERSGDDGDSPAVDIPATTIAQFDNGVEFVVERHVGSGRIVFFSSGISSEWSTLPSTNAVLIFDRVLRNQLASTFQRYNFAVGETALLPIPPGVGDSNIQLIAPDSGIVSSVSPRFLNEETRGVLIDNLDSAGVYWLSDREQNDASGDTADGRAQFRIPISGTPTAWESQLSRLDEEQFAGLNLPPQYRWEDSSQLLGGSGIPMSGHSWWQWLIMLVIFLLIIEMTVAAMPSWLAWIVDRRSGAQSAPSASS